The following proteins are encoded in a genomic region of bacterium:
- a CDS encoding DUF1573 domain-containing protein gives MRRIPLIAFALPALLLAGVASAQSIKLDPTAIDLGTMKQMDTRTVKVKVTNAGAGLLVIEDVHADCGCTVPELKVKSLKAGESTDLVVNFDSKQFNGQVHKTVKITSNDPDRRTVDLPLTANVKAVLIVDPVSERVGFPSSLKGEVASRTVTFTAPEVNLKLQADKTQKGLFDIKITNGADGDPHKSVLEVIRPARMGSGQHQDVVRLATNIPERPTIDIEMRAIIAAAVSASPDVVNFRYQPSFTQTVRIFAAKPPLDFKVLRAEIDLPEVKFEIVEAVPRQETHIKLTGAPIAKTDPRAASSQGRITGTLKVYTDLKAVPVIEVPVSYMIRM, from the coding sequence ATGCGCCGAATCCCGCTGATCGCTTTTGCGCTGCCGGCCCTGCTGCTGGCCGGCGTCGCCTCCGCCCAGTCCATCAAGCTCGACCCGACCGCCATCGACCTCGGGACGATGAAGCAGATGGATACGCGCACGGTGAAGGTCAAGGTCACCAACGCGGGTGCGGGACTGCTCGTCATCGAGGACGTCCATGCCGACTGCGGGTGTACCGTTCCCGAACTGAAGGTCAAGAGCCTGAAGGCCGGCGAGTCGACCGACCTGGTGGTGAACTTCGACAGCAAGCAGTTCAACGGCCAGGTGCACAAGACCGTGAAGATCACGTCCAACGACCCGGACCGCCGCACGGTCGACCTGCCGTTGACCGCGAACGTCAAGGCCGTGCTCATCGTGGACCCGGTTTCCGAGCGCGTCGGCTTCCCCAGCAGCCTGAAGGGCGAAGTGGCGAGCCGGACGGTGACCTTCACGGCGCCCGAGGTGAACCTCAAGCTGCAGGCCGACAAGACGCAGAAGGGCCTGTTCGACATCAAGATCACCAACGGCGCCGACGGCGACCCCCACAAGTCGGTGCTCGAAGTCATCAGGCCGGCCCGGATGGGCTCGGGCCAGCACCAGGATGTCGTGCGCCTGGCGACCAACATCCCGGAGCGCCCGACCATCGACATCGAGATGCGCGCCATAATCGCCGCCGCGGTGAGCGCCAGTCCCGACGTGGTCAACTTCCGCTACCAGCCGTCGTTCACGCAGACGGTGCGCATCTTCGCCGCCAAGCCGCCCCTGGATTTCAAGGTGCTGCGCGCGGAGATCGACCTGCCCGAGGTCAAGTTCGAGATCGTCGAGGCCGTGCCGCGCCAGGAGACGCACATCAAGCTGACCGGCGCCCCCATCGCCAAGACCGACCCGCGTGCAGCCTCTTCCCAGGGGCGCATCACGGGCACGCTGAAGGTCTACACGGACCTCAAGGCGGTGCCCGTTATCGAGGTGCCGGTCTCGTACATGATCCGGATGTGA
- a CDS encoding 4Fe-4S binding protein, whose protein sequence is MPAFVDKNLCNTCETCVDACPTEVISMVDGKAWVNPEECIDCEACIDACPEDAISMVDG, encoded by the coding sequence ATGCCCGCATTTGTCGACAAGAACCTGTGCAACACCTGCGAAACCTGTGTCGATGCCTGCCCGACCGAGGTCATCTCGATGGTCGACGGCAAGGCCTGGGTCAATCCCGAAGAGTGCATCGACTGCGAAGCCTGCATCGACGCGTGCCCCGAAGACGCGATCAGCATGGTGGACGGCTGA
- a CDS encoding zf-HC2 domain-containing protein — protein MNGRPAFDPVADAPLLSAYVDGELDGADLARVEAHLATSAEARREVERLRTFKQVTDGLRLREAPPEDWESFWNNAYNRSERSLGWVLLVAGLVVGGTWALLQTGRAIFAAELPLLVKGGLLAGALGVTVLLVSVLRERLFTRKRTRYDDIVR, from the coding sequence ATGAACGGGCGGCCTGCCTTCGACCCCGTAGCCGATGCGCCGCTGCTCTCGGCGTACGTCGACGGCGAACTGGACGGCGCCGACCTGGCGCGTGTCGAGGCCCACCTGGCCACCAGTGCCGAGGCGCGCCGCGAAGTCGAGCGGCTGCGCACCTTCAAGCAGGTGACCGACGGCCTGCGCCTGCGCGAGGCCCCGCCGGAGGACTGGGAGTCGTTCTGGAACAACGCCTACAACCGCAGCGAACGCTCGCTGGGCTGGGTGCTCCTCGTGGCCGGGCTCGTTGTGGGCGGCACCTGGGCGCTGCTGCAGACCGGGCGCGCCATCTTCGCGGCCGAACTGCCGCTGCTGGTGAAGGGCGGCCTGCTGGCCGGCGCCCTGGGCGTGACGGTCCTGCTGGTATCGGTCCTGCGCGAACGGCTGTTCACCCGCAAGCGCACCCGTTATGACGACATTGTCCGCTGA
- a CDS encoding DoxX family membrane protein, giving the protein MMRWLSLVCRLVVGGVFIWASLDKLAHPAEFAKAIHHYRIAPYALLHPAALLLPMVEAVAGVALVIGWQRRGAALACAGMLLVFLVAIGSALVRGLDISCGCFNTDGGHAVGLDLFWRDLLLLIACLPPLLAARGGFGLDRDR; this is encoded by the coding sequence ATGATGCGCTGGTTGTCCCTGGTGTGCCGCCTGGTCGTGGGCGGGGTCTTCATCTGGGCGTCGCTCGACAAGCTCGCGCACCCCGCCGAGTTCGCCAAGGCCATCCACCACTACCGGATCGCGCCCTACGCGCTGCTGCACCCGGCGGCGCTGCTGCTGCCCATGGTCGAGGCCGTGGCCGGCGTCGCCCTCGTCATCGGCTGGCAGCGGCGCGGTGCGGCGCTGGCCTGCGCCGGCATGCTGCTCGTGTTCCTGGTGGCCATCGGTTCGGCCCTGGTGCGCGGGCTGGACATCAGCTGCGGCTGCTTCAACACCGACGGCGGCCATGCCGTGGGGCTGGACCTGTTCTGGCGCGACCTCCTGCTGCTGATCGCCTGCCTGCCGCCCCTGCTGGCGGCCCGCGGCGGTTTCGGACTGGATCGCGATCGCTAG
- a CDS encoding YbjQ family protein: MIVTTTHEIAGKRIVRTIGLVRGNTIRGRHIGRDFMAGLKNLVGGEITEYTKMIAECREEALDRMIAQAQANGANAVVGVRFASAEMMEHAAELLAYGTAVIIEDL, encoded by the coding sequence ATCATCGTCACCACCACGCACGAGATCGCCGGCAAGCGCATCGTGCGCACGATCGGGCTCGTGCGCGGCAACACCATCCGCGGGCGCCACATCGGCCGCGACTTCATGGCGGGACTGAAGAACCTGGTGGGCGGCGAGATCACCGAGTACACGAAGATGATCGCCGAGTGCCGCGAGGAAGCCCTCGACCGCATGATCGCCCAGGCGCAGGCCAACGGTGCCAACGCCGTGGTCGGCGTGCGCTTCGCCTCGGCCGAGATGATGGAGCACGCCGCCGAGCTGCTCGCCTACGGCACCGCCGTGATCATCGAGGACCTGTAG
- a CDS encoding serine acetyltransferase: MADSYRDLGGLNRLGRESLPSPEVIAQLLEELLALVFPGYHGAPVPPGADLELQLGGRLDNVGRQLADVLADILRFCHRKGSRCEDLWAPELGGLVAPAGPGPVEDRYALAARRLTLEYLAGLPAVRRLADQDVRAAFEGDPAATSWEEIILCYPGVYAVTVHRLAHPLHGLGVPLLPRMMSEWAHRQTGIDIHPGAGIGASFFIDHGTGVVIGETTHIGDRVKLYQGVTLGALSFPRNPDGTLVKGGQRHPTIGDDVTIYAGATILGGETVIGNGAVIGGGTWITGSVAAGARVVK, encoded by the coding sequence ATGGCCGACAGCTATCGCGACCTGGGCGGACTCAACCGGCTGGGCAGGGAAAGCCTGCCCTCCCCGGAGGTGATCGCGCAGCTGCTCGAGGAACTGCTGGCCCTGGTGTTTCCCGGCTACCACGGGGCGCCGGTCCCGCCGGGCGCCGACCTCGAGCTGCAGCTGGGCGGGCGCCTGGACAATGTGGGCCGGCAGCTGGCGGACGTCCTGGCGGACATCCTGCGCTTCTGCCACCGCAAGGGCAGCCGCTGCGAGGACCTCTGGGCGCCCGAACTCGGGGGGCTGGTCGCCCCGGCCGGGCCCGGCCCCGTCGAGGACCGCTACGCGCTGGCCGCCCGCAGGCTCACCCTGGAGTACCTGGCCGGGCTGCCGGCCGTCCGCCGCCTGGCCGACCAGGACGTGCGGGCCGCCTTCGAGGGCGACCCTGCCGCCACGAGCTGGGAAGAGATCATCCTCTGCTACCCGGGCGTGTACGCCGTCACGGTGCACCGCCTGGCGCATCCCCTGCACGGGCTGGGCGTGCCGCTGCTGCCCCGCATGATGAGCGAATGGGCGCACCGCCAGACGGGCATCGACATCCACCCGGGGGCCGGCATCGGCGCCTCGTTCTTCATCGACCACGGCACCGGCGTGGTCATCGGCGAGACCACGCACATCGGCGATCGGGTGAAGCTGTACCAGGGCGTGACCCTCGGCGCCCTCAGTTTCCCGCGCAATCCCGACGGGACGCTCGTCAAGGGTGGCCAGCGCCACCCGACCATCGGGGACGACGTGACCATCTACGCCGGTGCGACGATCCTCGGCGGCGAGACCGTGATCGGCAACGGCGCCGTGATCGGCGGCGGGACCTGGATTACCGGTTCGGTCGCCGCCGGTGCCCGCGTGGTGAAATGA